A section of the Acomys russatus chromosome 10, mAcoRus1.1, whole genome shotgun sequence genome encodes:
- the Gngt1 gene encoding guanine nucleotide-binding protein G(T) subunit gamma-T1 produces MPVINIEDLTEKDKLKMEVDQLKKEVTLERMMVSKCCEEVRDYIEERSGEDPLVKGIPEDKNPFKELKGGCVIS; encoded by the exons ATGCCAGTCATCAACATCGAGGACCTGACAGAAAAAGACAAGCTGAAGATGGAAGTTGACCAGCTCAAGAAAGAAGTGACACTGGAAAGAATGATG GTTTCCAAGTGTTGTGAAGAAGTAAGAGATTATATTGAAGAAAGATCTGGAGAGGACCCTCTGGTGAAGGGGATTCCAGAGGACAAAAATCCCTTCAAGGAGCTCAAAGGAGGCTGTGTGATTTCATAG